In the Gossypium raimondii isolate GPD5lz chromosome 9, ASM2569854v1, whole genome shotgun sequence genome, one interval contains:
- the LOC105800032 gene encoding CRAL-TRIO domain-containing protein C3H8.02 isoform X1: MMIHTCVALRPCRPPLISSSKSTLQRPPNCKFSVRNCIRDPNNSQKLVMEVKEKLEKEYYDLPVGENGRDDEDMILWYLKDRRFSVEEAIAKLTKAIKWRQEFGVADLSEDTVKSIAKTGKAYVHDFLDVNDRPVLIVVASKHLPDVHDPCDNEKLCVFLIEKALSKLPAGQEQILGIVDLRGFGTKNADLSYLTFLFDVFYYYYPKRLGEVLFVEAPFVFQPIWQLTKPLLKSYASMVKFCSTETVRKEYFTEETLPISFRD, from the exons ATGATGATCCATACGTGTGTAGCTCTTCGTCCGTGTCGGCCTCCCTTGATTAGTTCATCTAAGTCGACCCTTCAACGCCCTCCAAACTGCAAATTCTCTGTTCGAAACTGTATCAGAGACCCAAACAACTCACAGAAG TTAGTTATGGAAGTTAAGGAGAAGCTTGAAAAGGAATATTATGATCTGCCAGTTGGAGAAAATGGAAGAGATGACGAAGACATGATTCTATGGTATCTTAAGGACAGGAGATTTTCTGTCGAAGAAGCTATTGCTAAGTTGACAAAAGCTATT AAATGGCGTCAAGAATTTGGAGTTGCTGATTTATCTGAAGATACTGTGAAAAGTATAGCCAAGACTGGAAAAGCCTATGTGCATGACTTTCTTGATGTTAATGACAGACCAGTGCTCATTGTGGTGGCATCCAAGCACCTTCCTGAT GTGCATGATCCTTGTGACAATGAGAAATTATGTGTGTTTTTGATTGAGAAGGCATTGAGCAAGCTTCCAGCTGGGCAAGAACAAATACTTGGAATAGTTGATCTCCGGGGCTTTGGCACCAAAAATGCAGATCTCAGTTATTTAACTTTCTTG TTTGATGTATTTTACTATTACTATCCAAAGCGGTTGGGTGAAGTTCTCTTTGTGGAAGCTCCTTTCGTATTTCAGCCAATTTGGCAGCTGACAAAGCCCTTGTTAAAATCATACGCTTCTATG